Proteins encoded by one window of Rhinolophus ferrumequinum isolate MPI-CBG mRhiFer1 chromosome 13, mRhiFer1_v1.p, whole genome shotgun sequence:
- the SOCS5 gene encoding suppressor of cytokine signaling 5 encodes MDKVGKMWNNFKYRCQNLFSHEGGSRSENVDMNSNSCLSVKEKNISVGDSAPQQQSSPLRENVALQLGLSPSKNSSRRNQNCATEIPQIVEISIEKDNDSCVTPGTRLARRDSYSRHAPWGGKKKHSCSTKTQSSLDADKKFGRSRSGLQRRERRYGVSSVHDMDSGSGRTVGSRSLRQRLQDTVGLCFPVRTYNKQSKPLFSNKRKIHLSELMLEKCPFPAGSDLAQKWHLIKQHTAPVSPHSTFFDTFDPSLVSTEDEEDRLRERRRLSIEEGVDPPPNAQIHTFEATAQVNPLYKLGPKLAPGMTEISGDSSAIPQANCDSEEDTTTLCLQSRRQKQRQVSGDSHAHVSRQGAWKVHTQIDYIHCLVPDLLQITGNPCYWGVMDRYEAEALLEGKPEGTFLLRDSAQEDYLFSVSFRRYNRSLHARIEQWNHNFSFDAHDPCVFHSSTVTGLLEHYKDPSSCMFFEPLLTISLNRTFPFSLQYICRAVICRCTTYDGIDGLPLPSMLQDFLKEYHYKQKVRVRWLEREPVKAK; translated from the coding sequence ATGGATAAAGTAGGGAAAATGTGGAATAACTTCAAATACAGATGTCAGAATCTCTTCAGTCATGAGGGAGGAAGCCGTAGTGAAAATGTGGACATGAACTCCAACAGCTGTTTGTCtgtcaaagagaaaaacatcagtGTAGGAGACTCAGCTCCTCAACAACAAAGCAGCCCCTTAAGAGAAAATGTTGCCTTACAACTGGGATTAAGCCCTTCAAAGAATTCTTCAAGGAGAAACCAAAACTGTGCCACTGAAATTCCTCAGATTGTTGAAATAAGCATTGAAAAGGATAATGATTCATGTGTCACCCCCGGCACAAGACTTGCGAGAAGAGATTCCTACTCTCGACATGCTCCGTGGGGTGGGAAGAAGAAACATTCCTGTTCTACAAAGACACAAAGTTCACTGGATGCTGATAAGAAGTTTGGTAGAAGTCGAAGTGGACTTCAGAGGAGAGAGCGGCGATACGGCGTAAGCTCTGTACATGACATGGACAGCGGTTCCGGCAGAACTGTAGGCAGTCGCTCTCTGAGACAGCGGTTGCAGGATACTGTGGGCTTGTGTTTTCCCGTGAGAACTTACAACAAGCAGTCGAAGCCTCTCttttctaataaaagaaaaatacacctTTCTGAATTAATGCTTGAGAAATGCCCTTTTCCTGCTGGCTCAGATTTAGCCCAAAAATGGCATTTGATTAAACAGCACACAGCCCCTGTGAGCCCACATTCGACGTTTTTTGATACGTTTGATCCGTCCTTGGTTTCTACAGAAGATGAAGAAGATAGGCTCAGAGAGCGCAGGCGGCTCAGTATTGAAGAAGGGGTGGACCCGCCTCCCAACgcacaaatacatacatttgaAGCCACTGCACAGGTTAATCCGTTATATAAACTGGGACCAAAGTTAGCTCCTGGAATGACTGAAATAAGTGGGGACAGCTCTGCAATTCCACAAGCTAATTGTGACTCTGAAGAGGACACAACCACCCTGTGTTTGCAGTCACGTAGGCAGAAACAACGTCAGGTATCTGGAGACAGCCATGCCCACGTTAGCAGACAGGGAGCTTGGAAAGTCCATACACAGATTGATTACATACACTGCCTCGTGCCCGATTTGCTTCAGATTACAGGCAATCCCTGTTACTGGGGAGTGATGGACCGTTATGAAGCTGAAGCCCTTCTGGAAGGGAAACCCGAAGGCACGTTTTTGCTCAGGGACTCTGCACAAGAGGACTACCTCTTCTCTGTGAGCTTCCGTCGCTACAACAGATCCCTGCATGCCCGGATTGAACAGTGGAATCACAACTTTAGTTTTGATGCTCATGACCCGTGTGTATTTCACTCCTCCACTGTAACAGGACTTTTGGAACATTATAAAGATCCCAGTTCTTGCATGTTTTTTGAACCGTTGCTTACTATCTCACTAAATAGGACTTTCCCTTTTAGCCTGCAGTATATCTGCCGTGCAGTAATCTGCAGATGCACTACATACGATGGAATTGATGGGCTTCCTTTGCCATCAATGttacaggattttttaaaagagtatcaTTATAAACAAAAAGTTAGAGTTCGCTGGTTAGAACGCGAACCAGTTAAGGCAAAGTAA